A genomic window from Streptomyces sp. HUAS YS2 includes:
- a CDS encoding WGR domain-containing protein, producing the protein MTTKTYLELSQDDGGAHKFYEVVVDGTTVSVRYGRIGAAGQTQVSSFATEEKARAAAAKKIGEKVRKGYAPAVQGQRAARSVTRRQVVSAPSTARAVAPVLWRFRTGSSAFGIHVDDDHCWVGNQSGDVYTLSHGGEVRARFNLPDGVKCLVADDFWIYAGCDDGKVYDLSSKLPFAAYDIAADVDIFWLDIHEGVLNVADRAGRLTVIDHEDEHQWARRSEGEHAWMVRADDKAVYHGHQRGVTAYAPDGGGELWHTPTQGGVLFGWQEDTAVYAGTAHRKVQRLAKADGRVEAVYACDSAVYSCATSPGGRFVFAGDAASSVYCFDADGTRLWKLGTGGGSALSMQYRDERLYLVTTDGSLACVDASEAAIAAAQEGTVPEARDVKLAAALPTYEPATTTEAVVSVAAAPAGSVVVECVQESGRVRVRVVSDGYEPSWNVQFPRAIREPGTRYAVDALHAAAGGFYRVRGDIRRLQ; encoded by the coding sequence ATGACGACGAAGACCTATCTCGAGCTGTCGCAGGACGACGGCGGCGCGCACAAGTTCTACGAAGTGGTGGTGGACGGCACCACGGTGTCGGTCCGTTACGGACGGATCGGCGCGGCCGGCCAGACGCAGGTGTCCTCCTTCGCCACCGAGGAGAAGGCGCGCGCCGCGGCGGCGAAGAAGATAGGGGAGAAGGTCCGCAAGGGATACGCACCCGCGGTGCAGGGGCAGCGGGCCGCCCGGTCCGTGACCCGCCGCCAGGTCGTCTCGGCGCCCTCCACCGCCCGCGCGGTCGCGCCGGTCCTCTGGCGGTTCCGGACCGGCTCGTCGGCCTTCGGCATCCACGTCGACGACGACCACTGCTGGGTCGGCAACCAGTCCGGGGACGTGTACACGCTCAGCCACGGCGGCGAGGTCCGGGCCCGGTTCAATCTGCCCGACGGGGTGAAGTGCCTGGTCGCCGACGACTTCTGGATCTACGCCGGCTGCGACGACGGCAAGGTCTACGACCTGTCCTCGAAGCTGCCGTTCGCCGCGTACGACATCGCCGCCGACGTCGACATCTTCTGGCTGGACATCCACGAGGGCGTGCTGAACGTCGCCGACCGGGCCGGCCGGCTCACCGTCATCGACCACGAGGACGAGCACCAGTGGGCCCGCCGCAGCGAGGGCGAGCACGCCTGGATGGTCCGCGCCGACGACAAGGCGGTCTACCACGGCCACCAGCGCGGCGTGACGGCGTACGCGCCCGACGGCGGCGGCGAGCTGTGGCACACCCCCACCCAGGGCGGGGTGCTCTTCGGCTGGCAGGAGGACACCGCGGTGTACGCGGGCACCGCGCACCGCAAGGTGCAGCGGCTCGCGAAGGCCGACGGCCGGGTCGAGGCCGTGTACGCCTGCGACTCCGCGGTCTACTCGTGCGCCACCTCGCCCGGAGGCCGGTTCGTCTTCGCCGGGGACGCCGCCTCCTCGGTGTACTGCTTCGACGCGGACGGCACCCGGCTGTGGAAGCTCGGCACCGGGGGCGGCTCGGCGCTCTCCATGCAGTACCGCGACGAGCGGCTCTACCTGGTGACCACCGACGGCTCGCTGGCCTGCGTCGACGCGAGCGAGGCGGCGATCGCCGCCGCCCAGGAGGGCACCGTCCCGGAGGCGCGGGACGTCAAGCTCGCGGCGGCGCTGCCGACGTACGAGCCGGCGACGACGACGGAGGCCGTGGTCAGCGTGGCCGCGGCCCCGGCGGGCTCGGTGGTCGTCGAGTGCGTGCAGGAGAGCGGACGGGTCCGGGTGCGGGTGGTCTCCGACGGCTACGAGCCGTCGTGGAACGTCCAGTTCCCGCGGGCGATCCGCGAGCCGGGGACCCGGTACGCGGTGGACGCGCTGCACGCGGCGGCCGGCGGCTTCTACCGGGTGCGCGGCGACATCCGGCGGCTGCAGTGA
- a CDS encoding LCP family protein yields the protein MHQGEATDTAQDTPDVADATPRPRRRVRPGRVLLGAVALLGAGVLMAAGAGWWAVDHYTGKVERIPGAFPTQVPDAKQPAPGKGGLTFLLVGVDSRSDLPTTGRDAKAPSWKYGAQRSDTMMLVHLPADHSNAYVVSLPRDSWVPVPGHGDAKLNAAFSWGGPPLLIDTVQRFTNVRIDHLAVIDWDGFKNLTDSVGGVDLTVDGEVRHMNGEQGLRYVRERKSLARGDLDRTHRQQNFLRAVLAKAMTPRNLTNPVKATELLDDLTASVSVDDRLSDSDLRDLLWSNREVRPGRMVFMNAPVTGTDMIKGQSVVLVDRKKSAELWTAMRNDTMDDYVAGHSVDRLGSGTR from the coding sequence GTGCATCAGGGGGAAGCGACGGACACGGCGCAGGACACGCCGGATGTGGCGGACGCCACGCCGCGGCCGCGCCGTCGGGTCCGGCCGGGCAGAGTGCTCCTCGGCGCGGTCGCGCTGCTGGGCGCCGGCGTGCTGATGGCCGCCGGGGCCGGCTGGTGGGCCGTCGACCACTACACCGGCAAGGTCGAACGCATCCCGGGCGCCTTCCCGACCCAGGTCCCCGACGCGAAGCAGCCCGCGCCGGGCAAGGGCGGGCTGACCTTCCTGCTCGTCGGCGTCGACAGCCGCTCGGACCTGCCGACCACCGGACGCGACGCCAAGGCCCCGTCCTGGAAGTACGGGGCCCAGCGCAGCGACACGATGATGCTGGTCCACCTGCCCGCGGACCACTCCAACGCCTACGTCGTCTCACTGCCCCGCGACTCCTGGGTCCCCGTCCCCGGACACGGCGACGCCAAGCTCAACGCGGCCTTCTCCTGGGGCGGTCCGCCGCTGCTCATCGACACCGTGCAGCGGTTCACCAACGTGCGGATCGACCACCTCGCGGTCATCGACTGGGACGGCTTCAAGAACCTCACCGACTCGGTCGGCGGCGTCGACCTCACCGTCGACGGCGAGGTCCGGCACATGAACGGCGAACAGGGCCTGCGGTACGTGCGCGAGCGCAAGAGCCTCGCCCGCGGCGACCTCGACCGGACGCACCGTCAGCAGAACTTCCTGCGCGCCGTGTTGGCCAAGGCGATGACCCCGCGCAACCTGACCAACCCGGTCAAGGCCACCGAGCTGCTCGACGACCTCACCGCCAGCGTCAGCGTCGACGACCGGCTCAGCGACTCCGACCTGCGCGACCTGCTGTGGAGCAACCGCGAGGTCCGGCCCGGCCGCATGGTCTTCATGAACGCCCCCGTCACCGGCACCGACATGATCAAGGGGCAGTCGGTGGTCCTCGTCGACCGGAAGAAGTCGGCCGAATTGTGGACCGCCATGCGGAACGACACGATGGACGACTACGTGGCCGGTCACTCCGTCGACCGGCTCGGAAGCGGTACCCGCTAG
- a CDS encoding GDP-L-fucose synthase, whose translation MIRAMTESTSASTSYLPERARIFVAGHRGLVGSAVARRLTADGHEVLTRTRAELDLTDTAGTAAFLRETRPDAVVLAAAKVGGIMANSTYPVQFLEENLRIQLSVIAGAHAAGVGRLLFLGSSCIYPKLAPQPIGEDALLTGPLEPTNEAYALAKIAGIVQVQSYRKQYGAAYISAMPTNLYGPGDNFDLETSHVLPALVRRFHEAREAGLDEITLWGSGTPRREFLHVDDLAAACAVLLRSYDGDEPVNIGCGEDLTIRELAETVAEVTGFEGRLAWDTSKPDGTPRKLLDVTRLASLGWKPGIALRDGIASTYAWWREQG comes from the coding sequence ATGATCCGGGCCATGACTGAATCGACGAGCGCATCGACGTCGTACCTGCCCGAGCGGGCCCGCATCTTCGTCGCGGGCCACCGCGGCCTGGTGGGCTCGGCGGTCGCCCGGAGGCTCACCGCGGACGGGCACGAGGTGCTCACCCGCACCCGCGCCGAGCTCGACCTGACGGACACGGCGGGCACCGCCGCGTTCCTGCGCGAGACCCGGCCGGACGCGGTGGTGCTGGCCGCCGCGAAGGTCGGCGGCATCATGGCCAACAGCACCTACCCCGTGCAGTTCCTGGAGGAGAACCTCCGGATCCAGCTCAGTGTGATCGCGGGCGCGCACGCCGCCGGTGTCGGACGGCTGCTGTTCCTGGGGTCGTCCTGCATCTACCCCAAGCTCGCGCCGCAGCCGATCGGTGAGGACGCGCTGCTGACCGGCCCGCTGGAGCCGACGAACGAGGCCTACGCGCTCGCGAAGATCGCCGGCATCGTGCAGGTCCAGTCGTACCGGAAGCAGTACGGCGCGGCCTACATCTCCGCGATGCCGACCAACCTCTACGGCCCGGGCGACAACTTCGACCTGGAGACCTCGCACGTCCTGCCGGCCCTCGTCCGGCGCTTCCACGAGGCCCGCGAGGCCGGCCTCGACGAGATCACGCTCTGGGGCTCGGGCACCCCGCGCCGGGAGTTCCTGCACGTGGACGACCTGGCCGCGGCCTGCGCCGTGCTGCTGCGGTCCTACGACGGCGACGAGCCGGTCAACATCGGCTGCGGCGAGGACCTGACGATCCGTGAACTCGCCGAGACCGTCGCGGAGGTGACCGGTTTCGAGGGCCGCCTGGCCTGGGACACCAGCAAGCCGGACGGGACCCCGCGCAAGTTGCTCGACGTGACCCGGCTGGCCTCCCTGGGCTGGAAGCCGGGCATCGCGCTGCGCGACGGGATCGCGTCCACCTACGCCTGGTGGCGGGAACAGGGCTGA
- a CDS encoding HdeD family acid-resistance protein, whose translation MTQTHDRPSSPFGDSPTEGPLGMLARSAWQFMLFAGIATLIIGVLVLAWPDETLVAIGVLFGLYLLFSGVMQLIAAFGTHTTTALRVMAFISGALSILLGLFCFRGATQSIFLLALWIGIGWLFRGIMETVAAISDPAMPARGWHIFLGVVTFLAGVVLIASPLESLSVLTVLGGCWALVVGVVEIVTALMIRSGAKDLPTGT comes from the coding sequence ATGACGCAGACACACGACAGACCCTCCTCGCCGTTCGGGGACTCGCCGACCGAGGGGCCGCTGGGCATGCTCGCCCGCAGTGCCTGGCAGTTCATGCTGTTCGCCGGCATCGCCACGCTGATCATCGGCGTCCTGGTCCTGGCGTGGCCGGACGAGACGCTGGTCGCCATCGGCGTGCTGTTCGGCCTCTACCTGCTGTTCAGCGGCGTGATGCAGCTGATCGCGGCGTTCGGCACGCACACGACCACCGCGCTGCGGGTGATGGCCTTCATCAGCGGCGCGCTATCGATCCTGCTGGGCCTGTTCTGCTTCCGCGGCGCGACGCAGTCGATCTTCCTGCTCGCGCTGTGGATCGGCATCGGCTGGCTGTTCCGCGGGATCATGGAGACCGTAGCGGCGATCTCCGACCCGGCGATGCCGGCCCGGGGCTGGCACATCTTCCTCGGCGTCGTCACCTTCCTGGCCGGCGTCGTGCTGATCGCCTCGCCACTGGAGTCCCTGTCCGTGCTCACCGTGCTCGGCGGCTGTTGGGCACTGGTGGTCGGCGTGGTGGAGATCGTCACCGCGCTCATGATCCGGTCCGGCGCGAAGGACCTGCCGACCGGCACCTGA
- a CDS encoding dipeptidase, translated as MTSESTGTAALREAVRALMPRAKADLTELVAMRSVADPRQFPPEECAKAADFLVGAFTDAGLRDMRRVTTPDGTDAVVGHAPGPEGSPTVLLYCHYDVQPPLDDAAWTTPPFELTERDGRWYGRGTADCKGNIAMHLTALRALGGQEGRGFPVHIKFVAEGSEEQGTGGLERLVPQQPELFAADTLLICDTGNFALGLPTATTSLRGLANAVVTVSTLRGEMHSGMFGGPAPDALAALVRILDSLRDEHGNTAIKGLPGDGSWDGVDYPAEQFRTDVGALDGVSLVGTGSVADELWARPAVTVLGIDCPPVVGSSAAVQAKVRARVSLRVPPGTDAEKALQALTDHLTGAAPWGAKVEVEPEGSGQPFRARTDGPAYRALGKAMKEAYGKDMVQSGQGGSIPLCNVLAAQFPDAEIALIGVEEPGCLIHAPNESVDPSEIEHMALAEALFLSTYADTRK; from the coding sequence ATGACCTCTGAGTCCACCGGGACCGCCGCTCTGCGCGAGGCCGTCCGGGCGCTGATGCCTCGGGCCAAGGCCGATCTGACGGAGCTGGTGGCGATGCGCTCGGTCGCCGACCCCCGCCAGTTCCCGCCCGAGGAGTGCGCGAAGGCGGCCGACTTCCTGGTCGGGGCCTTCACCGACGCGGGACTGCGGGACATGCGCCGGGTGACCACCCCGGACGGCACCGACGCGGTCGTTGGACACGCCCCGGGCCCGGAGGGCTCCCCCACCGTCCTGCTGTACTGCCACTACGACGTGCAGCCGCCGCTGGACGACGCCGCCTGGACGACACCGCCGTTCGAGCTGACCGAGCGCGACGGCCGCTGGTACGGACGGGGCACCGCGGACTGCAAGGGCAACATCGCCATGCATCTGACGGCGCTGCGGGCGCTGGGCGGCCAGGAGGGGCGGGGCTTCCCGGTACACATCAAGTTCGTGGCCGAGGGCTCCGAGGAGCAGGGCACCGGCGGTCTGGAGCGGCTGGTCCCGCAGCAGCCCGAACTCTTCGCGGCGGACACGCTGCTGATCTGCGACACCGGAAACTTCGCGCTCGGGCTGCCGACCGCGACGACCTCGCTCCGCGGCCTCGCCAACGCGGTCGTCACCGTCTCCACGCTGCGCGGCGAGATGCACTCCGGCATGTTCGGCGGCCCCGCCCCGGACGCGCTGGCGGCGCTGGTGCGGATCCTGGACAGCCTGCGCGACGAGCACGGCAACACCGCGATCAAGGGCCTGCCCGGGGACGGGAGCTGGGACGGCGTGGACTACCCGGCCGAGCAGTTCCGCACCGACGTCGGCGCCCTGGACGGCGTGTCGCTCGTCGGGACCGGCTCGGTCGCCGACGAGCTGTGGGCACGCCCCGCCGTGACCGTGCTCGGCATCGACTGCCCGCCGGTCGTCGGCTCGTCCGCCGCCGTTCAGGCGAAGGTCCGCGCCCGGGTCAGCCTCCGGGTGCCGCCGGGCACGGACGCCGAGAAGGCGCTCCAGGCGCTCACCGACCATCTGACCGGGGCGGCGCCGTGGGGCGCGAAGGTCGAGGTGGAGCCGGAGGGTTCGGGCCAGCCGTTCCGCGCGCGCACTGACGGACCTGCCTACCGCGCGCTCGGGAAGGCGATGAAGGAGGCGTACGGCAAGGACATGGTGCAGTCCGGCCAGGGCGGGTCCATCCCGCTCTGCAACGTCCTCGCCGCGCAGTTCCCGGACGCCGAGATCGCCCTGATCGGGGTGGAGGAACCGGGCTGCCTCATCCACGCGCCGAACGAGAGCGTGGATCCCTCGGAGATCGAGCACATGGCGCTGGCGGAGGCGCTGTTCCTCAGCACCTACGCCGACACGCGGAAGTGA
- a CDS encoding glycoside hydrolase family 71 protein, translating into MTDTRAGASQGRRTSHRSPRRRRLLPGLVLGVLALGAWVGSGMADAVRTAGGADRPTAERPAEYSTALPFDLPSTRVLRDSGKPVFAHYFTPYPLSLDNEPPERDYYARNYLTPQGEKGKHSAYGGLLRDRPLPAPRESGDWELAHLRQEISTARDAGLDGFTLDILSLTGRNAERVENLLRAADAEDPGFRIVLMPDMTSLETSPDALADALARLARHRSAHRLADGRLVVSPFKAEAQSPDWWQRTTAALEREHGIRTALVPLFLDFAANAERFAPISHGFSEWGSRSYSTQSGSEDATRRAHRLGKIWMQPVSVQDARPNQGVYDEAGNTETLRASWGEAIDNRADWVQLTTWNDYSEGSHFAPSQHNGYAYLDLTSYYLTRFKTGSWPRIERDTLYLTSRVQFAAARPPTGTQSLLTEPRDGSAAPRDTVEVLAFLTGPATLETWTGDERAGGPAPAGVSARLLPLRTGTSGARVVRDGTTTTSVTSRYPVRDRVARQDLQYYAVTSGRSQR; encoded by the coding sequence ATGACGGACACCCGCGCCGGCGCCTCGCAGGGGCGCCGCACCTCCCACCGGTCGCCGCGCCGGCGCCGTCTGCTGCCCGGCCTCGTGCTCGGTGTCCTCGCGCTCGGCGCCTGGGTCGGCAGCGGCATGGCCGACGCGGTCCGCACGGCCGGCGGCGCGGACCGGCCCACCGCCGAGCGGCCCGCCGAGTACAGCACCGCCCTGCCCTTCGACCTGCCGTCCACCCGGGTCCTGCGCGACTCCGGCAAGCCGGTCTTCGCGCACTACTTCACGCCCTACCCGCTCTCCCTCGACAACGAGCCGCCGGAACGCGACTACTATGCCCGCAACTACCTGACCCCGCAGGGTGAGAAGGGCAAACACAGCGCGTACGGCGGACTCCTCCGCGACCGTCCGCTGCCCGCCCCGCGCGAGTCCGGCGACTGGGAACTCGCCCATCTGCGCCAGGAGATCAGCACCGCACGGGACGCCGGACTCGACGGGTTCACCCTCGACATCCTGTCGCTGACCGGACGCAACGCGGAGCGCGTCGAGAACCTGCTGCGCGCCGCCGACGCCGAGGACCCCGGCTTCCGGATCGTGCTCATGCCCGACATGACCTCCCTGGAGACGAGCCCCGACGCGCTCGCGGACGCCCTCGCCCGGCTCGCCCGGCACCGCTCGGCCCACCGGCTGGCCGACGGACGCCTGGTGGTCTCCCCGTTCAAGGCCGAGGCGCAGAGCCCCGACTGGTGGCAGCGCACGACGGCGGCGCTGGAGCGCGAGCACGGCATCCGCACCGCCCTCGTCCCGCTCTTCCTCGACTTCGCCGCGAACGCCGAGCGGTTCGCACCGATCAGCCACGGCTTCTCCGAGTGGGGCAGCCGCAGTTACAGCACCCAGTCCGGATCGGAGGACGCCACCCGCCGGGCGCATCGGCTCGGCAAGATCTGGATGCAGCCGGTTTCCGTCCAGGACGCCCGGCCCAACCAGGGCGTCTACGACGAGGCGGGCAACACCGAAACACTGCGCGCGAGTTGGGGCGAGGCCATCGACAACCGAGCCGACTGGGTGCAGCTCACCACCTGGAACGACTACTCGGAGGGCAGCCACTTCGCGCCGTCCCAGCACAACGGCTACGCCTACCTCGACCTCACGTCGTACTACCTGACGCGCTTCAAGACCGGCAGCTGGCCCAGGATCGAACGGGACACGCTCTACCTCACCTCCCGCGTCCAGTTCGCCGCCGCCCGCCCGCCGACCGGCACCCAGAGCCTCCTGACAGAGCCTCGGGACGGCTCGGCCGCCCCCCGGGACACCGTCGAGGTGCTCGCCTTCCTGACCGGCCCGGCGACCCTGGAGACCTGGACCGGCGACGAGCGGGCAGGCGGGCCGGCGCCGGCCGGGGTGTCCGCGCGGCTGCTGCCGCTGCGCACCGGAACGAGCGGCGCGCGCGTCGTACGGGACGGGACGACGACGACCTCGGTCACCTCGCGGTACCCGGTGCGGGACCGGGTCGCCAGGCAGGACCTGCAGTACTACGCCGTCACCAGCGGGCGCAGCCAGCGCTGA
- a CDS encoding molybdopterin-dependent oxidoreductase: MTAGAISPGAGARAWAPETVTDEPYNAQTPTAALAEPVTPAGALFVRDHFGIPRATPRTWRLRLEGAVAAPFSLGHRELAALPHRELDVVVECAGNGRSLMTPRPPGVPWTQRAVGCAHFAGVPFHVLASRARIDPAAVEIVFAGADSGSVHGRTVAFERSLPLDAALHPDTLLATHMNGEPLAPEHGAPVRLVVPGRYAVADVKWLVEARAVTRPFTGVFQADDYVYVASRGTPDGPVTTLRVKSLITEPEADSALRRGRGILVRGRAWSGAGRAVRRVDVRAELLEAGTTAGAAPWLRAELDRPSGAYAWTGWSCRWTPERPGPYRLIARATDDSGESQPLRAPWNAHGYGCNQVASVEVVVV; the protein is encoded by the coding sequence ATGACCGCAGGAGCGATCTCGCCCGGGGCCGGGGCGAGGGCCTGGGCACCCGAGACGGTCACGGACGAGCCGTACAACGCCCAGACCCCGACCGCGGCGCTCGCCGAACCCGTCACCCCCGCCGGGGCGCTCTTCGTACGCGACCACTTCGGCATCCCCCGGGCGACACCCCGCACCTGGCGGCTGCGCCTCGAAGGCGCGGTCGCCGCCCCGTTCTCCCTCGGCCACCGGGAACTGGCCGCCCTGCCGCACCGGGAACTCGACGTCGTCGTCGAGTGCGCGGGCAATGGACGCAGCCTGATGACGCCCCGCCCGCCCGGCGTCCCCTGGACCCAACGGGCCGTCGGCTGCGCGCACTTCGCCGGCGTGCCGTTCCACGTCCTCGCGTCCCGGGCCCGGATCGACCCGGCCGCCGTGGAGATCGTCTTCGCCGGTGCCGACTCCGGCAGCGTGCACGGCCGCACCGTCGCCTTCGAGCGCAGCCTCCCGCTGGACGCCGCCCTCCACCCGGACACCCTGCTCGCCACGCACATGAACGGCGAACCCCTCGCACCCGAGCACGGCGCCCCGGTCCGCCTCGTCGTCCCCGGCCGCTACGCCGTCGCCGACGTGAAGTGGCTCGTCGAGGCCCGGGCGGTCACCCGCCCCTTCACCGGCGTCTTCCAGGCGGACGACTACGTGTACGTCGCCTCCCGCGGCACCCCCGACGGCCCGGTCACCACCCTGCGCGTCAAGTCACTGATCACCGAGCCCGAAGCGGACTCCGCCCTCCGCCGCGGCCGCGGGATCCTCGTACGCGGCCGGGCCTGGTCCGGCGCCGGGAGGGCGGTGCGCCGGGTCGACGTACGGGCCGAACTCCTGGAGGCCGGCACCACCGCCGGTGCGGCGCCCTGGCTCCGGGCGGAACTCGACCGGCCGTCCGGCGCGTACGCCTGGACCGGCTGGTCCTGCAGGTGGACCCCGGAACGGCCCGGCCCGTACCGGCTGATCGCCCGCGCGACCGACGACAGCGGCGAAAGCCAGCCGCTCCGCGCCCCCTGGAACGCGCACGGCTACGGCTGCAACCAGGTCGCCTCGGTCGAGGTCGTCGTGGTGTGA
- a CDS encoding sugar transferase, which translates to MWHARTAETTAGGRTGSRTWTVHPHPRGKTEWYLPFALTTDVAGVALPTALLLHTDHQPYATVWAAAAAAAWVSVRALRHRYAARALGESRGSLPVLHDWLILIGVLAVLRAAADLHHPPLLCLAALLPAPVLTLICRKLTWHHLVAARREAQVVTRVLVLGEPTAAGDVAEHLSGRTDHPYVVVGVVAIGEGPAPTGAPVTARLGLSAPQDVDGDAREVLAAARQLRADFVLVAPGTRMTGPRLRRLAWGLHDSGTELALAPGLVECAVKRIETVSAAGMALLRVVPPVRNGVQQALKSVMDRAGAALGLLVLSPLFLGIGAAVRLTSPGPVFYRQVRIGQDQAPFMMWKFRTMFLDADARKEELTQSNEHDGLMFKMRRDPRVTRVGRLLRRTSMDELPQLINVLCGAMSLVGPRPPLPEEVARYDDVELRRLSVRPGMTGLWQISGRSDLSWDETVELDLHYVDNWSFTSDIDVMARTFRAVVDGRGAY; encoded by the coding sequence ATGTGGCATGCCCGTACAGCTGAGACCACAGCTGGGGGAAGAACCGGATCGCGGACGTGGACCGTCCATCCGCATCCGCGCGGCAAGACCGAGTGGTATCTGCCGTTCGCGCTGACCACGGACGTGGCGGGCGTCGCCCTGCCCACCGCGCTGCTGCTGCACACCGACCACCAGCCGTACGCGACCGTGTGGGCCGCCGCCGCGGCGGCCGCGTGGGTGTCGGTGCGGGCCCTGCGGCACCGGTACGCCGCCCGCGCGCTCGGGGAGTCGCGCGGCAGCCTCCCGGTGCTGCACGACTGGCTGATCCTGATCGGCGTGCTCGCCGTGTTGCGTGCGGCGGCCGATCTGCACCACCCGCCACTGCTCTGCCTGGCCGCGCTGCTGCCGGCCCCCGTACTGACCCTGATCTGCCGCAAACTGACATGGCATCACCTCGTCGCGGCGCGACGCGAGGCGCAGGTCGTCACCCGCGTCCTGGTCCTCGGCGAGCCCACCGCCGCCGGTGACGTCGCGGAGCACCTGTCGGGGCGTACGGACCATCCGTACGTCGTCGTCGGCGTCGTCGCGATCGGCGAGGGCCCGGCGCCGACCGGAGCGCCGGTCACCGCCCGGCTCGGCCTGAGCGCGCCGCAGGACGTCGACGGCGACGCCCGCGAAGTCCTCGCAGCCGCCCGGCAGTTGCGGGCCGACTTCGTGCTCGTCGCGCCAGGCACCCGGATGACCGGGCCGCGGCTGCGCCGGTTGGCCTGGGGACTGCACGACTCGGGGACCGAACTCGCCCTGGCCCCGGGCCTGGTGGAGTGTGCGGTCAAGCGGATCGAGACCGTGTCGGCGGCCGGCATGGCGCTGCTGCGGGTCGTCCCGCCGGTCCGCAACGGCGTGCAGCAGGCGCTCAAGTCGGTCATGGACCGGGCCGGCGCCGCGCTCGGCCTGCTCGTCCTGTCGCCGCTGTTCCTCGGGATCGGCGCGGCGGTACGGCTCACCTCGCCGGGGCCGGTGTTCTACCGGCAGGTGCGGATCGGCCAGGACCAGGCGCCGTTCATGATGTGGAAGTTCCGCACGATGTTCCTCGACGCGGACGCCCGCAAGGAGGAGCTGACGCAGTCCAACGAACACGACGGGCTGATGTTCAAGATGCGCCGGGACCCGCGGGTGACCCGCGTGGGCCGGCTGCTCCGGCGCACCTCGATGGACGAACTCCCGCAGCTGATCAACGTGTTGTGCGGGGCGATGTCGCTGGTCGGGCCGCGTCCGCCGCTGCCGGAGGAGGTCGCCCGGTACGACGACGTGGAGCTGCGCAGGCTCTCCGTGCGGCCCGGCATGACCGGCCTCTGGCAGATCAGCGGCCGCTCGGACCTGTCCTGGGACGAGACGGTCGAGCTCGACCTGCACTATGTCGACAACTGGTCGTTCACCAGCGACATCGACGTGATGGCCCGTACGTTCCGCGCCGTCGTCGACGGTCGCGGAGCGTACTGA
- a CDS encoding DoxX family protein, protein MGTINRRDLGLLVLRVGTGAVLAAHGAQKLFGWFGGGGLDATAKGMEAMGFRPGKESAIAAGLGEAGGGALLALGFATPAAGAAAAGAMAGAVSVHAPAGFFAQGGGFEYPAFLGFTAAAIGVTGAGRLSLDHATDHVLDQPWVVAVAFLGSALAAAAVVGRRQLQEDEEAKQEAAEEAAGSV, encoded by the coding sequence ATGGGAACCATCAACAGACGCGATCTCGGCCTGCTCGTCCTGCGGGTCGGCACCGGCGCGGTCCTCGCCGCGCACGGCGCCCAGAAGCTCTTCGGCTGGTTCGGCGGCGGCGGCCTGGACGCCACCGCCAAGGGGATGGAGGCCATGGGATTCCGGCCGGGCAAGGAGAGCGCCATCGCCGCCGGCCTCGGCGAGGCGGGCGGCGGCGCGCTGCTGGCCCTCGGCTTCGCCACCCCGGCCGCCGGCGCCGCCGCGGCCGGCGCCATGGCCGGCGCGGTCTCCGTGCACGCCCCGGCAGGCTTCTTCGCCCAGGGCGGCGGCTTCGAGTACCCCGCGTTCCTCGGCTTCACCGCCGCCGCGATCGGCGTCACCGGAGCGGGCCGCCTCTCTCTCGACCACGCCACCGACCACGTGCTCGACCAGCCGTGGGTGGTCGCCGTGGCCTTCCTCGGCAGCGCCCTCGCGGCCGCGGCCGTCGTCGGCCGCCGGCAGCTGCAGGAGGACGAAGAGGCGAAGCAGGAGGCGGCGGAGGAGGCGGCCGGGTCGGTGTGA